Proteins from a genomic interval of Paenibacillus sp. FSL R5-0623:
- a CDS encoding GNAT family N-acetyltransferase, whose protein sequence is MQILKTNRLILRNFTVTDAAGLLEYTANPRVNCFMDQRISTLEDAAAEVAKRSSDDSHIAVCLKDSNELIGELFGMREDRDSDTDKDSNSDTYSIGWNFNGRYEGKGYASESANAFIEDLFMEQGIRRLYAYVEDDNFRSQKLCEKLGMRREGLFLEFVSFVKNEDGTPKYENTYQYALLKKEWLAQRESQK, encoded by the coding sequence ATGCAAATACTTAAAACCAATCGATTAATCCTGAGAAATTTCACCGTAACGGACGCAGCTGGACTGTTGGAATACACAGCAAATCCCAGAGTAAATTGTTTTATGGATCAACGAATTTCAACATTGGAAGATGCGGCGGCAGAGGTCGCAAAAAGAAGCAGTGACGATTCCCACATCGCGGTTTGCCTGAAAGACAGTAACGAGTTGATCGGTGAGCTGTTTGGTATGAGGGAAGATCGGGATTCCGATACGGATAAGGATTCGAATTCAGATACGTATAGTATTGGTTGGAATTTTAATGGCAGATATGAAGGGAAAGGGTACGCCAGTGAGAGCGCCAATGCTTTCATCGAAGATCTCTTTATGGAACAGGGAATAAGAAGATTGTACGCTTATGTCGAGGATGATAACTTCCGTTCTCAGAAACTGTGTGAAAAGCTGGGCATGCGCCGGGAAGGTCTTTTCTTGGAGTTCGTTTCATTTGTCAAAAATGAGGACGGCACACCGAAATACGAGAATACATATCAGTATGCTTTGTTGAAAAAGGAATGGCTGGCACAGCGTGAATCTCAGAAATAA